In Mangifera indica cultivar Alphonso unplaced genomic scaffold, CATAS_Mindica_2.1 Un_0111, whole genome shotgun sequence, the following are encoded in one genomic region:
- the LOC123207842 gene encoding malate dehydrogenase, cytoplasmic-like isoform X1 has protein sequence MDYFYIVLLQKILVVLFCITLFWKIIKHMASFLNIPKEPIRVLVTGAAGQIGYALVPMIARGVMLGPDQPVILHMLDIEPAAEALNGVRMELIDAAFPLLKGVIATSDVVEACKDVDIAVMVGGFPRKEGMERKEVMSKNVSIYKAQASALEKHAAPNCKVLVVANPANTNALILKEFAPSIPEKNITCLTRLDHNRALGQISERLKVHVSDVKNVIIWGNHSSTQYPDVNHATVASGNGEKPVRELVADDNWLNSEFITTVQQRGAAIIKARKLSSALSAASSACDHIRDWVLGTSKGTWVSMGVYSDGSYGIQKGLIYSFPVTCANGEWSIVQGLKIDELSRAKMDATAKELVEEKSLAYSCLN, from the exons ATGGATTACTTTTATATTGTACTCCTTCAGAAGATTCTGGTTGTTTTGTTCTGTATTACATTGTTTTGGAAAATCATTAAGCACATGGCAAGTTTCCTGAATATACCAAAGGAGCCCATTAGAGTATTGGTCACTGGGGCTGCAG GGCAAATAGGATATGCTCTTGTTCCCATGATCGCCAGGGGGGTCATGCTTGGCCCTGATCAACCTGTAATCCTGCACATGCTTGATATTGAGCCTGCAGCTGAGGCCTTGAATGGGGTGAGAATGGAATTGATAGACGCTGCCTTTCCTCTTCTAAAAG GTGTCATTGCTACTTCGGACGTTGTTGAAGCCTGTAAAGATGTCGACATTGCCGTCATGGTTGGCGGATTCCCACGAAAGGAAGGTATGGAAAGAAAGGAAGTGATGTctaaaaatgtatcaatttacAAGGCTCAAGCTTCAGCTCTGGAGAAGCATGCTGCTCCAAATTGCAAG GTGTTAGTTGTAGCCAACCCTGCAAACACCAATGCACTGATTTTGAAAGAATTCGCTCCTTCTATTCCAGAGAAAAACATCACATGTCTCACACGTCTTGATCATAATAGAGCACTGGGCCAAATCTCTGAAAGGCTAAAGGTTCATGTTAGCGATGTGAAGAATGTGATCATTTGGGGCAATCATTCTTCGACTCAGTATCCCGATGTCAATCATGCAACTGTGGCCTCTGGCAATGGGGAGAAGCCTGTTAGAGAACTTGTTGCTGATGATAATTG gTTGAATTCAGAATTCATCACCACTGTGCAGCAACGTGGGGCTGCCATTATCAAAGCTAGGAAGCTTTCGAGTGCTCTCTCTGCTGCAAGCTCTGCCTGTGATCATATTCGTGATTGGGTTCTAGGCACCTCAAAG GGGACTTGGGTTTCAATGGGAGTGTATTCTGATGGATCTTATGGCATCCAAAAAGGCCTTATCTACTCGTTTCCTGTTACATGTGCGAATGGAGAATGGTCAATTGTGCAGG GTCTCAAAATAGACGAACTTTCGAGGGCAAAGATGGATGCAACAGCCAAAGAATTGGTGGAGGAGAAATCATTGGCCTATTCATGCCTCAATTGA
- the LOC123207842 gene encoding malate dehydrogenase, cytoplasmic-like isoform X2, which produces MAKNPMRVLVTGAAGQIGYALVPMIARGVMLGPDQPVILHMLDIEPAAEALNGVRMELIDAAFPLLKGVIATSDVVEACKDVDIAVMVGGFPRKEGMERKEVMSKNVSIYKAQASALEKHAAPNCKVLVVANPANTNALILKEFAPSIPEKNITCLTRLDHNRALGQISERLKVHVSDVKNVIIWGNHSSTQYPDVNHATVASGNGEKPVRELVADDNWLNSEFITTVQQRGAAIIKARKLSSALSAASSACDHIRDWVLGTSKGTWVSMGVYSDGSYGIQKGLIYSFPVTCANGEWSIVQGLKIDELSRAKMDATAKELVEEKSLAYSCLN; this is translated from the exons GGCAAATAGGATATGCTCTTGTTCCCATGATCGCCAGGGGGGTCATGCTTGGCCCTGATCAACCTGTAATCCTGCACATGCTTGATATTGAGCCTGCAGCTGAGGCCTTGAATGGGGTGAGAATGGAATTGATAGACGCTGCCTTTCCTCTTCTAAAAG GTGTCATTGCTACTTCGGACGTTGTTGAAGCCTGTAAAGATGTCGACATTGCCGTCATGGTTGGCGGATTCCCACGAAAGGAAGGTATGGAAAGAAAGGAAGTGATGTctaaaaatgtatcaatttacAAGGCTCAAGCTTCAGCTCTGGAGAAGCATGCTGCTCCAAATTGCAAG GTGTTAGTTGTAGCCAACCCTGCAAACACCAATGCACTGATTTTGAAAGAATTCGCTCCTTCTATTCCAGAGAAAAACATCACATGTCTCACACGTCTTGATCATAATAGAGCACTGGGCCAAATCTCTGAAAGGCTAAAGGTTCATGTTAGCGATGTGAAGAATGTGATCATTTGGGGCAATCATTCTTCGACTCAGTATCCCGATGTCAATCATGCAACTGTGGCCTCTGGCAATGGGGAGAAGCCTGTTAGAGAACTTGTTGCTGATGATAATTG gTTGAATTCAGAATTCATCACCACTGTGCAGCAACGTGGGGCTGCCATTATCAAAGCTAGGAAGCTTTCGAGTGCTCTCTCTGCTGCAAGCTCTGCCTGTGATCATATTCGTGATTGGGTTCTAGGCACCTCAAAG GGGACTTGGGTTTCAATGGGAGTGTATTCTGATGGATCTTATGGCATCCAAAAAGGCCTTATCTACTCGTTTCCTGTTACATGTGCGAATGGAGAATGGTCAATTGTGCAGG GTCTCAAAATAGACGAACTTTCGAGGGCAAAGATGGATGCAACAGCCAAAGAATTGGTGGAGGAGAAATCATTGGCCTATTCATGCCTCAATTGA